Proteins from one Triticum aestivum cultivar Chinese Spring chromosome 7A, IWGSC CS RefSeq v2.1, whole genome shotgun sequence genomic window:
- the LOC123147024 gene encoding pentatricopeptide repeat-containing protein At5g65560, protein MPLPLPVPTSRLLAAISAAASSTADLRRLSHLLLTSYTPLPPLRCLNTLLMALARHRMLPDMESFASRMPARNLRTYTTLINAYCLAGDLPAAKRHLASLLRAGLAPDSHAYTSFVLGYCRAGLLSHACRVFVLMPLRGCARTVFTYTALLHGLCGAGMVREAVAVFAGMRADGCAPDTHVYATMVHGLCGAGRTGEAEVLLAEAMAEGFEPNVVVYNALIDGYCNAGDLELAVKVYERMDLKGCSANVRTYTELICGFCKSGKVDRAMVLFSRMVEAGLAPNVVTYTALIQGQCNNGQLECAFRMLQSMEATGLVPSEWTCSMLIDALCKRGRVGEAQLFLGSLIQKGYRVNEIVYTSLIDGLCKAGKVDAADKLMQKLVSQGFVLDAHTYSSLIDGLCRQKELSQAMLVLDDMMVKGVQPNAVTYTILIDELVRELGPEGSKKILNKMIAAGIKPDVFTYTIFVRSYCHEGRMEGAEHMMVEMVDQGISPNLVTYNTLISGYANLGLASQAFSVFKHMVASRCKPNEVSYTALLRLLVKKKSSNNILASSVDIWKIAEMEYLQELLEEVVKLQLLSDIEIYNCFLRSLCRVDRLEETKILLGEMQSANLTPGEDVYTSIIGCCCRLKMPTEALTFLDSMIKSGYLPRVESYRHIICSLCEEGSIKTAKKVLGDMLLEEYNYDEIVWKILVDGLLRKGNAAECLILLSVMEEQDYRPGDALYAKLTGKVSIANDAHEVAQ, encoded by the coding sequence ATGCCCCTGCCCCTGCCCGTTCCCAcctcccgcctcctcgccgccatcTCCGCTGCTGCGTCCTCAACTGCAGACCTCCGCCGCCTCTCCCACCTCCTCCTCACCTCCTACACCCCACTCCCCCCGCTCCGCTGCCTCAATACCCTCCTCATGGCGCTCGCCCGCCACCGCATGCTCCCGGACATGGAGTCCTTCGCATCCCGCATGCCCGCGCGCAACCTTCGCACGTACACCACCCTTATCAATGCCTactgcctcgccggcgacctccctgCTGCCAAGCGGCATCTTGCCTCCCTACTCCGCGCTGGTCTTGCGCCGGACTCTCATGCGTATACCTCATTTGTTCTCGGATATTGTCGGGCGGGGCTGCTTTCGCACGCCTGCCGGGTGTTCGTGCTAATGCCGCTCCGAGGATGTGCACGCACTGTGTTCACGTACACTGCTCTGCTCCATGGGCTGTGTGGCGCCGGTATGGTGCGTGAGGCTGTGGCAGTGTTTGCTGGGATGCGGGCAGACGGGTGCGCCCCTGACACACATGTGTATGCCACGATGGTGCATGGACTGTGTGGGGCGGGGCGAACTGGAGAGGCAGAGGTTCTTCTCGCGGAGGCAATGGCTGAGGGTTTTGAGCCAAATGTGGTCGTCTACAATGCCCTGATTGATGGCTACTGCAATGCCGGGGACCTGGAGCTCGCGGTTAAGGTTTATGAGAGGATGGATCTTAAGGGCTGCTCAGCAAATGTGCGAACGTATACTGAGCTGATATGTGGGTTCTGCAAATCTGGCAAGGTGGACAGAGCCATGGTGCTGTTCAGCCGGATGGTCGAGGCTGGTTTGGCTCCAAATGTGGTGACATACACGGCCTTAATTCAGGGGCAGTGCAATAATGGGCAGTTGGAATGTGCTTTTAGGATGCTCCAATCGATGGAGGCCACCGGGCTGGTTCCTAGTGAGTGGACTTGCTCGATGTTGATTGATGCTCTGTGCAAACGTGGAAGGGTTGGGGAAGCTCAGTTGTTTCTTGGGTCTCTTATACAGAAAGGATACAGGGTGAATGAGATTGTCTACACCAGCTTGATTGATGGACTGTGCAAGGCAGGAAAGGTTGATGCTGCTGACAAGTTAATGCAGAAATTGGTTTCACAGGGGTTTGTGCTAGACGCTCACACATACAGTTCACTAATTGATGGATTATGCAGGCAAAAGGAGTTGTCACAAGCGATGTTGGTGTTGGATGATATGATGGTGAAAGGAGTACAACCCAATGCTGTCACGTATACCATTCTAATTGATGAGCTTGTTAGGGAGCTAGGACCTGAAGGTTCAAAGAAGATACTTAATAAGATGATTGCGGCAGGAATTAAGCCTGATGTTTTCACCTACACAATATTTGTTCGCTCCTACTGTCATGAGGGAAGGATGGAAGGTGCTGAACATATGATGGTTGAAATGGTTGATCAGGGCATTTCCCCTAATTTAGTGACATATAACACTTTGATTAGTGGGTATGCAAATTTAGGACTAGCCAGTCAAGCATTTTCAGTTTTTAAGCACATGGTTGCTAGTAGGTGCAAGCCAAATGAGGTGTCCTACACGGCCCTGCTTAGATTATTGGTAAAGAAAAAATCCTCTAATAATATCCTTGCCAGCTCTGTTGATATATGGAAAATAGCAGAAATGGAATATCTCCAGGAGCTTCTGGAGGAGGTGGTTAAGCTTCAGTTGCTTTCAGACATTGAAATTTACAATTGTTTTCTTAGGTCTTTATGCCGAGTTGATAGATTGGAGGAAACCAAAATTTTGCTCGGTGAGATGCAGAGTGCTAACTTGACCCCTGGCGAGGATGTATATACTTCAATTATAGGGTGTTGTTGCAGACTAAAAATGCCAACAGAAGCTTTGACATTTCTTGATTCAATGATCAAAAGTGGTTATTTACCACGTGTAGAATCGTATAGGCATATTATTTGTTCTCTTTGTGAGGAGGGAAGTATTAAGACTGCTAAAAAGGTTTTGGGTGACATGTTATTGGAGGAATACAACTATGATGAGATAGTTTGGAAGATTCTGGTTGATGGTCTATTGCGGAAGGGCAATGCTGCCGAGTGTTTGATTCTGCTCTCAGTGATGGAGGAGCAAGATTATCGCCCTGGTGATGCATTGTATGCCAAGCTTACAGGTAAAGTATCAATTGCAAATGATGCACATGAAGTTGCTCAATAA